The following is a genomic window from Chryseobacterium ginsenosidimutans.
GATATCAAATGCGCTTTGATTTGAATGAGGGATTTCCTTTAATCACAACTAAGAAAATACATTTAAGATCACTAATTCACGAACTATTATGGTTTCTAAAAGGTGATAGCAATATCAAATATTTAAATGATAATGGGGTTACAATCTGGGATGAATGGGCTGATCAAAACGGTGAATTAGGACCTGTTTATGGTTCTCAATGGAGAAGCTGGCCAACAGCTGATGGTAAACATATTGACCAGATTGCTCAAACCATTAAAACTTTAAAAAATAGTCCAGATTCTCGTAGAATAATAGTTAGTGCTTGGAATGTTGCAGAGATTGAAAATATGAAACTTCCTCCTTGCCATTGTTTGTTTCAATTTTACGTAGCTGACAACAAATTATCATGTCAGATGTACCAGAGGAGTGCAGATCTATTTCTTGGTGTACCTTTTAACATTGCATCCTATGCTTTATTAACGATGATGATTGCACAAGTTTGCAATTTTGAACTTGGAGAATTCATTCATACTCTAGGTGACACTCATATTTATTTAAATCACCAAGAACAAACAGAACTACAACTCTTACGAGAGCCTAAAAAGTATCCTATAATGAAAATTAACTCTGATGTAAAGGACATATTTTCTTTTAAATTTGAAGACTTTAATCTAGAAGGTTATGATCCTTACCCAAATATTAAAGCTCCTATTGCTATATGATAGGAATTGAAATTTTTTCAGGTGTTGGTGGAATGTCTTTAGGGGCAAGTATGGCAGGAGTAAAAATTGCAATGGCCATCGAAATTGATAAAGATGCCGCCGCAACATTTAAAAA
Proteins encoded in this region:
- a CDS encoding thymidylate synthase, which gives rise to MNQYETLLKFVNEHGVIKTDRTGTGTKSIFGYQMRFDLNEGFPLITTKKIHLRSLIHELLWFLKGDSNIKYLNDNGVTIWDEWADQNGELGPVYGSQWRSWPTADGKHIDQIAQTIKTLKNSPDSRRIIVSAWNVAEIENMKLPPCHCLFQFYVADNKLSCQMYQRSADLFLGVPFNIASYALLTMMIAQVCNFELGEFIHTLGDTHIYLNHQEQTELQLLREPKKYPIMKINSDVKDIFSFKFEDFNLEGYDPYPNIKAPIAI